From a region of the Candidatus Omnitrophota bacterium genome:
- the gatB gene encoding Asp-tRNA(Asn)/Glu-tRNA(Gln) amidotransferase subunit GatB: MKYEANIGLEVHVQLSTKSKIFCGCSTRFGARPNSQTCPVCLGLPGSLPVLNKEVLNRAVKVALALNCKIAGKLKFDRKNYFYPDLPKNYQISQFGEPLSYQGYLEVAGRRIGIVRVHLEEDAGKLVHPELSVKTSLVDFNRAGIPLLEIVSTPEISSPEEAYRYLSLLKSILGYLEISDCNMEKGSLRCDANVSIRPQGTASLGAKVEIKNMNSFKGVKDALSYELSRQEKMLAGGERIIQETRLWDAAEGVTKSMRSKEEAHDYRYFPEPDLVPFVIEPAEIEAIKDQLPELPGSKKERFKKDYFLSDYDAGVLISSKDLADYFEECVKSYNNPKQISNWITGEVLAQLNLRHVRIKELGLLASHLAELIKMVDSEEINIKMAKQILPELIEKKSSPAEIVKNRGLVQVSSKDQLAGIIDKAIEDNPGSVKDYQGGKVRALEFLVGRVMRQTKGMANPRMVNEILKERLKNS, translated from the coding sequence GTGAAGTACGAAGCGAATATCGGCTTAGAGGTGCATGTTCAGCTTTCCACGAAAAGCAAGATATTTTGCGGATGCAGCACCCGGTTTGGAGCCCGGCCCAATAGCCAGACCTGTCCGGTTTGCCTGGGACTGCCCGGGTCTTTGCCTGTTTTAAATAAAGAAGTGCTTAACAGGGCTGTTAAAGTTGCCTTGGCTTTAAACTGCAAGATAGCCGGTAAGCTTAAGTTTGACCGCAAAAATTATTTTTATCCGGATCTGCCTAAAAACTATCAGATTTCCCAATTTGGCGAACCCCTTTCTTATCAGGGTTATCTGGAAGTCGCCGGCAGACGGATAGGAATTGTCAGGGTTCATTTGGAAGAGGACGCCGGCAAGCTCGTGCATCCGGAATTATCCGTTAAGACGAGCCTGGTTGATTTTAATCGCGCAGGTATACCTTTACTGGAAATCGTAAGCACTCCTGAGATATCTTCTCCAGAGGAGGCTTACCGGTATCTTTCATTGTTAAAATCAATTTTAGGTTATTTAGAGATAAGCGATTGCAATATGGAGAAAGGCAGTCTTCGCTGTGATGCCAATGTCTCGATCAGGCCTCAGGGCACGGCCTCTTTAGGCGCGAAGGTAGAAATAAAGAATATGAATTCATTCAAAGGGGTTAAAGACGCGCTAAGTTATGAACTTTCCCGCCAGGAGAAAATGCTTGCTGGAGGAGAAAGGATAATTCAGGAAACCAGGTTATGGGATGCGGCAGAAGGCGTTACCAAATCTATGCGCAGTAAAGAAGAAGCCCATGATTACCGTTATTTTCCCGAGCCGGATCTGGTGCCGTTTGTAATTGAACCGGCTGAGATTGAAGCGATAAAAGACCAGCTTCCCGAACTTCCCGGAAGCAAAAAAGAACGCTTTAAAAAAGATTATTTTCTTTCCGATTATGACGCCGGGGTATTGATTTCCAGTAAGGATTTAGCGGATTATTTTGAGGAATGCGTTAAATCGTATAACAATCCCAAGCAGATCAGCAACTGGATTACCGGTGAGGTGCTGGCCCAATTGAATTTGAGACACGTGAGGATAAAAGAACTTGGCCTTTTAGCTTCCCATTTAGCCGAATTGATCAAGATGGTGGATTCCGAAGAGATTAATATTAAGATGGCTAAGCAGATATTGCCGGAATTAATCGAAAAGAAGTCCTCTCCCGCTGAAATAGTAAAAAACAGGGGTTTGGTCCAGGTCTCGAGCAAGGATCAGTTGGCCGGGATAATAGATAAAGCAATAGAAGATAACCCGGGATCGGTTAAAGATTACCAGGGTGGCAAAGTCAGGGCCCTGGAATTTTTAGTAGGCCGGGTAATGAGGCAGACAAAGGGGATGGCCAATCCCCGGATGGTAAACGAGATATTAAAAGAGCGGCTTAAAAATAGCTAA
- a CDS encoding S41 family peptidase, whose product MIRKKIVIYVAVFAFVMNLAWPVMAAEKETSIYDQLPIFADAISIIQTDYVEEVGARDIIYGALQGMLSSLDKHSQFLNPDTYREMKVETKGEFGGLGIVITIRDSLLTIISPIEDTPAYKAGVESGDKIIKINNESTKDITLMEAVKKMRGKPGTDCTLTILREPEQKLLEFPITRAVIKIKSVKDVRLVEGRTGYIKLIEFQEKTPRDLEQALDNLEKQGMDRLILDLRNNPGGLLDVAVKVADKFISSGKPIVSTRGRRDSQNMKFRASARFTHPGYPLIVLVNKGSASGSEIVAGAIQDHKRGVLLGEKTFGKGSVQTVIPLSDGSALRLTTAKYFTPSGICIHDIGITPDVVVEPESREEDEEEPTVEQVAEEISGLTEPKDPADDRQLSQAIELIKNM is encoded by the coding sequence ATGATTAGAAAAAAAATAGTTATTTACGTAGCGGTATTTGCTTTTGTCATGAATCTTGCCTGGCCGGTAATGGCTGCAGAGAAAGAAACATCGATTTACGACCAACTGCCGATTTTTGCCGATGCCATAAGCATAATCCAAACCGATTATGTAGAAGAGGTAGGTGCCCGGGACATAATCTACGGTGCGCTTCAAGGCATGCTTTCTTCCCTTGATAAACACAGCCAATTCCTGAACCCGGATACTTACAGAGAAATGAAAGTTGAAACCAAGGGTGAATTCGGGGGATTAGGTATTGTTATTACTATCAGGGACAGCCTGTTGACTATTATTTCTCCGATCGAGGATACGCCGGCTTATAAGGCCGGGGTGGAATCCGGGGATAAAATCATCAAGATCAATAATGAATCGACAAAGGACATTACCCTGATGGAAGCGGTTAAAAAAATGAGGGGAAAGCCGGGGACAGATTGCACCCTGACTATCTTAAGAGAGCCTGAACAGAAATTATTAGAGTTCCCGATTACCAGGGCTGTAATAAAGATAAAAAGCGTAAAAGATGTTAGGCTGGTCGAGGGGCGGACAGGTTATATTAAACTTATTGAATTTCAAGAAAAGACCCCCCGGGATTTGGAGCAGGCCCTGGATAATTTAGAAAAACAAGGCATGGACAGGTTAATTTTGGATTTAAGAAATAATCCCGGCGGGCTTTTGGATGTGGCGGTCAAGGTAGCGGATAAATTTATCTCTAGCGGCAAGCCGATTGTTTCTACCCGCGGCCGGAGGGACAGCCAGAATATGAAATTCAGAGCCAGCGCCAGGTTTACTCACCCCGGTTATCCCTTGATTGTTCTGGTAAATAAAGGTAGTGCCAGTGGTTCTGAAATTGTGGCTGGCGCAATCCAGGATCATAAGCGGGGCGTGCTGTTGGGGGAGAAAACATTTGGCAAGGGTTCGGTTCAGACAGTAATTCCGTTAAGCGACGGCTCGGCTTTGAGGTTAACTACTGCAAAATATTTTACTCCCAGTGGAATTTGTATTCACGATATCGGTATTACTCCCGATGTAGTCGTAGAGCCAGAATCTCGGGAAGAGGACGAAGAAGAACCGACCGTGGAGCAAGTAGCTGAGGAAATATCCGGGCTTACTGAGCCTAAAGACCCGGCTGATGATCGACAGTTGTCGCAAGCGATCGAACTGATTAAAAACATGTGA
- the tsaD gene encoding tRNA (adenosine(37)-N6)-threonylcarbamoyltransferase complex transferase subunit TsaD — protein sequence MLVLGIDTSCDETAVSIVENSRKVLSSVVFSSLKLHKKFGGVVPEIASRAHLEKVIYVIHQALEQAEAGLEDIGLIAVTYGPGLVGSLLVGISVAKSFSLSHKLQLVGINHLEAHLEANFIGKRIPRSPFIGLVVSGGHTSLVYNRKGRYQLLGRTRDDAAGEAFDKVARILGLGYPGGPVIERLSRKGDPQKIKFPRCFLKKDSLDFSFSGIKTSVLYYVRDHVDRSALCVVRRASGKIKRDFEEKRNFKTLERTTHDAQRTAQIADIAAGFQEAVVDTLTAKAISACKTKRVDKMAVGGGVAANLRFRKKLTAEADKSGIKICWPEKEFCTDNAAMVASLGYRQYKKGKRFDLSLTAMPSLEFGGG from the coding sequence ATGTTAGTGCTGGGCATAGATACCTCCTGCGACGAAACAGCTGTTTCCATAGTAGAAAACAGCAGAAAGGTTCTTTCCAGCGTTGTCTTTTCCAGCCTTAAACTGCATAAAAAATTTGGCGGGGTTGTTCCGGAGATAGCATCCCGGGCTCACCTGGAAAAAGTGATTTATGTCATTCATCAGGCCCTGGAGCAGGCCGAAGCCGGGCTTGAAGACATCGGTTTAATCGCGGTTACCTATGGCCCTGGTCTGGTCGGCAGCCTGCTGGTGGGGATTTCTGTTGCTAAAAGTTTTTCCCTCAGCCATAAGTTACAGCTTGTCGGGATTAATCATTTAGAAGCCCATTTAGAGGCCAATTTTATCGGCAAGAGAATTCCCCGCTCCCCGTTTATCGGCTTGGTGGTTTCCGGAGGCCATACCAGTTTGGTTTATAACAGGAAGGGAAGGTATCAGCTTTTGGGCCGGACTCGCGATGACGCTGCCGGAGAGGCATTTGATAAAGTGGCCAGGATATTAGGCCTGGGTTATCCCGGAGGGCCGGTCATTGAGCGTCTCTCAAGGAAAGGCGATCCGCAAAAGATAAAATTTCCCCGCTGTTTTTTAAAAAAGGATTCTCTGGATTTTAGTTTTAGCGGAATAAAAACATCTGTGTTATACTACGTAAGAGATCATGTTGATCGTAGCGCATTGTGTGTTGTGCGTCGTGCGTCAGGAAAAATAAAGCGGGATTTTGAAGAAAAGCGGAATTTTAAAACATTAGAACGCACGACGCACGACGCACAGCGCACAGCGCAGATAGCGGATATCGCTGCCGGTTTTCAAGAGGCAGTGGTAGATACCCTGACCGCTAAAGCAATTTCTGCCTGCAAAACGAAAAGGGTTGATAAGATGGCGGTCGGCGGGGGCGTGGCAGCTAATCTTAGATTCAGAAAAAAACTGACTGCTGAAGCAGATAAATCAGGCATAAAAATCTGTTGGCCGGAGAAGGAATTTTGCACGGATAATGCGGCGATGGTGGCCAGCTTAGGATACAGGCAATATAAAAAAGGAAAAAGGTTTGATTTGAGCCTAACAGCAATGCCAAGCCTGGAATTTGGAGGGGGATAA